DNA from Microvirga ossetica:
CACCCGCGCTCCGCTATAACCTTTCTCGGCAAATTCCCTGGTTGCGACCGCCAAGATGTTCTGCCGTGTCAGTTCAGGATCGTAACCGCCACGGCCGGAGGTCGACCGCTTGGTAATGTGACGGGAGGGTTTAACGTCATGCATCGCGGGGACATCCTTCACGCCCAGTCATGGACAATCCTCTCGTCACCTGGATCTTCTTCCGGGCAATGGCTCAGCACGAACCCGTTTCGTGGGCAAGGCGGATTAGGCGTCAACGTGAAAGCTCCAAAGGGCCCAATCAAAGGGAACGCAAGCTTTGTTCGTCTAAAGGCGTAGAGGCGCAGTTAAAAAACACCGATCACCCCCGTTGACTATACTAACTAGTTCGTACATTAATCCCACTGCCCGCCGGATGCAAGCGATCGAGCAGAGAAATGCCGCGATCCTGGGCAAGAATGAGGAAAAGCTCCGACTGCGCGTCGGATTACCGAGAGGGACGTCATGGTCATGCCCACTGAAGGCATCCGACATGCTGACTCCTTGCTTCATGCAGGTGGCGTCTGTTTCCAGCCTGCAGAGGCTCCTAACGCCGGGGCTGCCAGCCTGAGCCCTGCGGCAGAGTACGCCCGCGCCAAGTCCGTCCTCGTCGGTCTGATTGGATCCGGCATCCAGGCCTCCCGCACGCCGGCTATGCATGAGCGCGAGGGGGCTGAGCAGGGCCTGCGGTACATTTATAAACTGATCGATCTCGACGAGCTTCGGATCGGACCGGAAGCTCTGCCCGAGCTCGTCACAGCAGCGCGGCGGATGGGCTTCGCCGGCCTGAACATTACCTATCCCTGCAAGCAGGCTGTTATTCCGCTGCTCGATGAGTTGACGCCCGACGCCCAAGCGCTCGGTGCGGTCAACACAGTCGTGTTCCGCGACGGGCGCAGCATCGGCTGCAACACCGATTGGTGGGGCTTTGCCGAGAGCTTCAAGCGCGAGCTGGCCGACGTTGCCCGCGATCGGGTGATCCAGTTCGGAGCCGGCGGCGCAGGCGCCGCCGTGGCTCACGCCCTGCTGACTCTCGGGGTAGG
Protein-coding regions in this window:
- a CDS encoding shikimate dehydrogenase, with translation MVMPTEGIRHADSLLHAGGVCFQPAEAPNAGAASLSPAAEYARAKSVLVGLIGSGIQASRTPAMHEREGAEQGLRYIYKLIDLDELRIGPEALPELVTAARRMGFAGLNITYPCKQAVIPLLDELTPDAQALGAVNTVVFRDGRSIGCNTDWWGFAESFKRELADVARDRVIQFGAGGAGAAVAHALLTLGVGQLRIVDTDASRAQRLATELCTRFGSERAIPEGDLEKALSDANGVVNTTPVGMAKYPGMPLPAHLLHPALWVADIIYFPLETELLRTARGMGCRTMGGGGMAVFQAVGAFRLFTGVEPDPERMRQHFQSM